A DNA window from Daucus carota subsp. sativus chromosome 3, DH1 v3.0, whole genome shotgun sequence contains the following coding sequences:
- the LOC108211406 gene encoding disease resistance protein RPV1, with protein sequence MDTTNNQLTGPYCPKEVLFIWALPVLTLLAILAIIIRSFSIKNRCPPKDTTSNLHLTTPPLSSSSSPPTSWDVFLSFYGKDTRRNFIANLYFSLDQAGIQTFRDDPSLEKGEEISKGLHNAIRSSNKFVVVISENYARSPWCLDELVEILDCKRTNTQVVPVFYYVNPSDLRHLRGSFREALDFHKKLYPVTKIKKWRSALAEISDLSGYTLKKDADENESDTIQEIVENVALQVSTKVLHLEECLFGVDSAVEKIYKKVNIKSDDFCTIGLWGMGGIGKTTTAKAFFNKYSKDFDISCFVENVIQNSKGSNPLVSLLEQLLSELLKRKDYKVPDVERGTRLLKQILSSKKALVVLDDLDQSNHSELLVWICNLFSDGSRIIVTTRDVNLLYQLRVDISKVYIYKVKKLSPEESLELFNCHAFRKATPPENLRELSVKIVDYVEGLPLALKVLGSSLRGRTDVSFWKAQLQKVRVNPEIQNILKLSYDGLGDKTEKALFLDIVFFFIGKDKDEGAHVFRSCNFCPEAGIPILLERCLITIDKNNTFQMHALIQDMGKDVILEESKHGKAKRLYLSNGNPCHALQNLEGTDTVEGLILINLSMMERHVSAKIFERFLNLRLLEIIGALDIKGNFENSFHELRCIRWSHCPWTHIPISFRPRKLISLIMPFNKFKTLPKGITNLKTIDFSYSKNLKIADDFRDVRLVDKLLLNSCHRLLKIHPSIEQLTTLSHLDLGECNNLKELPEHVGRLNKLGHFDLRDCQSLKRLPEAVKNLTSLSCLNMSGCHSLKQLPEQLGNLKGLKMLNLSHTSIEQLPDTIAHLKELIRLEIMGCKKLLKLPEQLGDLRSLKVFDATYCAIEQLPDSFSNLTDLVDLQLPYCENLTSLPNSMWNLKMLEELNLEGCKNLERLPEQLGMMQRLQHLDATGTAVEEIPGSIGLLSRLKILNCRWCEKLEYIPNSIRNILSLEILDLMDSGLSAVNLLDTVKNMKWKGLSLHLSLRCDIKLLLPVILDISSLESLSLTDEGESFFSTKPFSLSKLFNLQFLELVNCRSLGSSFPEVPPNLRGLTVGNYATLEQLPDLSGLKQLKRLSMWNCSRLQTLPPLPPHLFLLYVYDCSSLQDLPDLSMFKELELLMVQKCRNLESINLKQSSVQVGLKSSFEADPPNTKIAEWFSYKSNRCTISFDIPPNLGDNFLGVALWFVFRFKTDTGDPVVRVVVRNETEGCQLNYITSVSGGTVRSRVECIRRGVISVGSTLQYMMKEPKSMPMKSGDRIKVSFHSILSYFDEFSGERACRKVKVEKCGAHVIQKTPSLY encoded by the exons ATGGATACAACAAATAATCAGTTAACTGGCCCTTATTGTCCGAAAGAAGTACTTTTTATTTGGGCTCTGCCCGTACTCACTTTACTTGCCATCCTTGCCATTATCATCCGTTCCTTTTCCATTAAGAATCGATGTCCTCCCAAAGATACCACAAGTAATCTCCATTTAACTACCCCTCCTTTGTCctcttcttcatctccacctaCTAGCTGGGATGTCTTCCTGAGCTTTTACGGAAAGGACACACGCAGAAACTTCATAGCCAATCTTTACTTTTCTCTGGATCAAGCAGGAATTCAGACCTTCAGAGATGATCCTTCACTTGAAAAGGGTGAAGAAATATCAAAGGGATTACATAATGCAATCAGAAGTTCAAATAAGTTCGTTGTGGTTATATCAGAGAACTATGCTCGTTCTCCATGGTGCCTTGATGAGCTCGTAGAGATTCTTGATTGCAAGAGAACAAACACTCAGGTTGTTCCTGTTTTTTACTATGTTAATCCATCAGATCTGCGGCACCTGAGAGGGAGTTTTAGGGAAGCTCTTGATTTTCATAAAAAACTCTACCCAGTTACTAAGATAAAGAAGTGGAGATCTGCTCTTGCTGAAATCTCAGACCTATCAGGATACACTCTGAAAAAAGATGCAGATGA GAATGAATCGGACACCATCCAAGAAATTGTGGAGAACGTGGCCCTACAAGTCTCTACAAAAGTGTTACACCTCGAGGAATGTCTATTTGGGGTGGATTCTGctgttgaaaaaatatataaaaaagtaaacATCAAGTCAGATGATTTCTGCACCATTGGTTTATGGGGGATGGGCGGAATTGGGAAAACTACGACCGCCAAAGCtttcttcaacaaatattcaaAGGATTTTGACATCAGCTGCTTTGTTGAAAATGTTATACAAAATTCAAAAGGAAGCAATCCTCTGGTTTCTTTACTTGAGCAATTACTAAGTGAGCTTCTCAAAAGGAAGGATTATAAGGTCCCTGATGTTGAAAGGGGAACAAGACTATTGAAACAAATTCTTTCCTCTAAGAAAGCCCTCGTAGTTCTCGATGATTTGGACCAGTCAAATCATTCAGAGCTGCTTGTATGGATTTGCAACTTGTTTTCCGATGGAAGTAGAATCATTGTTACGACAAGGGATGTAAACCTGTTATATCAATTGAGAGTGGATATttcaaaagtatatatatacaaggtGAAGAAATTGAGTCCAGAGGAATCGTTAGAGCTCTTTAACTGTCATGCCTTCAGGAAAGCAACACCACCCGAAAACTTAAGAGAGCTCTCAGTAAAGATTGTTGATTATGTTGAAGGCCTTCCTTTGGCTCTTAAGGTTTTGGGTTCTTCTTTGCGTGGCAGAACTGACGTGTCATTCTGGAAAGCTCAACTACAAAAAGTTCGAGTAAATCCAGAAATACAAAACATCCTCAAATTGAGCTATGATGGATTAGGTGACAAGACGGAAAAGGCACTTTTCCTagatattgtattttttttcatcGGAAAGGATAAGGACGAGGGTGCTCATGTATTCCGATCTTGTAATTTCTGTCCAGAAGCCGGTATACCAATTTTACTGGAAAGATGTCTAATAACAATTGATAAGAACAATACATTTCAGATGCATGCTCTTATCCAAGACATGGGGAAGGACGTTATTCTTGAAGAATCTAAACATGGGAAGGCCAAGCGGCTGTACTTGTCTAATGGAAATCCATGCCATGCTTTGCAAAATCTAGAG GGAACAGATACAGTTGAAGGTCTCATCTTAATAAACCTATCCATGATGGAAAGACATGTAAGCgccaaaatatttgaaagatttcTGAACTTGAGATTACTTGAAATAATTGGTGCACTTGACATCAAGGGGAATTTTGAAAATTCATTTCACGAGTTAAGATGCATTCGATGGTCTCACTGTCCGTGGACACATATACCTATCAGTTTTCGTCCACGAAAGCTCATTTCCCTTATCATGCCATTCAACAAATTCAAGACATTGCCCAAGGGCATCACG AATTTGAAGACTATAGATTTCAGTTACTCAAAAAACCTAAAGATTGCTGATGATTTTAGAGACGTAAGACTGGTTGACAAGTTACTACTTAATAGTTGTCACAGGCTGCTAAAAATCCACCCATCGATTGAACAGTTGACTACTTTGAGTCATTTAGATCTGGGTGAATGTAATAATTTGAAAGAGTTGCCTGAGCATGTTGGACGACTAAATAAATTGGGCCATTTTGATTTGCGTGACTGTCAAAGCCTTAAAAGACTGCCAGAGGCAGTCAAGaacttgactagtttgagctgCTTGAATATGAGTGGTTGTCACAGTCTGAAACAATTGCCAGAACAATTGGGTAATttgaaaggcttaaagatgctGAATTTGAGTCATACCTCTATTGAACAACTGCCTGATACGATTGCTCACCTCAAAGAATTAATTCGGTTGGAAATTATGGGGTGTAAAAAGCTTTTAAAGCTACCTGAGCAACTTGGGGACCTAAGAAGTTTAAAGGTTTTTGATGCAACATATTGTGCAATTGAACAGTTGCCAGACTCGTTCAGCAATCTGACTGATTTGGTTGACCTGCAGTTGCCTTATTGCGAGAACCTTACTAGTCTTCCAAACAGCATGTGGAATTTGAAGATGCTTGAAGAACTTAATCTTGAAGGTTGTAAAAATCTGGAGCGATTGCCTGAGCAATTGGGGATGATGCAACGCTTACAACATCTTGATGCAACTGGAACAGCAGTTGAAGAAATACCAGGTTCTATTGGACTGTTGAGcagattaaaaattttgaattgcaGATGGTGCGAGAAGCTTGAATATATCCCAAATAGCATTAGGAATATTCTATCACTTGAGATATTAGATTTAATGGATAGTGGCTTGTCAGCAGTTAACTTGCTTGATAcagtaaaaaatatgaaatggaAAGGTTTAAGTCTTCATTTAAGCCTGAGATGTGATATAAAATTATTGCTGCCCGTGATCTTAGATATCTCTTCTTTAGAAAGTCTAAGTCTTACTGATGAGGGAGAGAGTTTCTTTTCTACCAAACCGTTTAGTCTTTCTAAGCTTTTCAACCTACAGTTTCTTGAATTAGTGAATTGTAGAAGTCTTGGATCTTCCTTCCCGGAAGTCCCTCCGAATTTAAGAGGGTTAACGGTAGGCAACTATGCCACACTGGAACAACTACCTGATTTATCCGGCCTGAAACAGTTAAAGAGATTGTCAATGTGGAATTGCAGCAGACTTCAAACACTTCCACCACTTCCACCTCATCTTtttttactatatgtttatgacTGCAGTAGCCTGCAAGATTTACCAGATCTGTCAATGTTCAAAGAATTGGAGTTATTAATGGTTCAGAAGTGCAGAAATCTGGAATCAATCAATTTAAAACAGAGCTCCGTTCAG GTAGGACTAAAATCTTCATTTGAAGCTGATCCACCAAACACGAAGATTGCAGAATGGTTCAGCTACAAAAGCAATAGATGTACAATATCTTTTGATATCCCGCCAAACTTGGGTGATAACTTCTTAGGTGTTGCTCTCTGGTTTGTTTTTAGATTTAAAACCGATACGGGTGATCCAGTTGTTAGAGTAGTTGTCAGAAACGAAACAGAGGGTTGTCAATTAAACTACATAACCAGTGTATCTGGTGGTACAGTGCGTTCAAGGGTAGAATGCATAAGGAGAGGAGTAATCTCAGTGGGTTCAACGTTACAATACATGATGAAAGAGCCAAAGAGCATGCCAATGAAAAGTGGAGATAGAATCAAGGTTTCATTTCACAGCATATTGTCTTATTTTGATGAATTTAGTGGAGAAAGAGCTTGTAGAAAAGTGAAGGTGGAGAAGTGCGGGGCTCATGTCATACAAAAAACACCTTCTCTCTACTAG